One Castanea sativa cultivar Marrone di Chiusa Pesio chromosome 4, ASM4071231v1 DNA window includes the following coding sequences:
- the LOC142632276 gene encoding argininosuccinate synthase, chloroplastic-like isoform X1, whose translation MGCICGKPSATDSPRNRRPRQDPCFRFIRKIPFQLVAQTSKIHGHAVATISNGGGVTKFCKNQVIQEVLQSRKMEVSEATKGRGLHGKLNNVVQAYYGGLNTSVIVPWLRENYGCDFVCSTADVGQAMVDIAKEARADAVSHGCTGKGHVQVHFELPFFALNPKLNVVDPCREWDIIGREDAIEYAKKHNVPIPVTKKSIYSGDRNLWHLSHEGDILEDLANKPKKDMYMLTVDPEEAQDKPEYIEIGIESGLPVSVNGKELSPASLLVELNKIGGKYGIGQIDMVENRLVGVKSHEAYETLGGTILFNAIQELESLIIDQESMQLKDSLALKYAELISAGRWFDPLHTAMEHLWKKSLTTTDSVSVTGRRSPYSLSRLDNSSFESNHKYDQADAAGFIQLYGLPNFQ comes from the exons ATGGGATGCATTTGCGGCAAGCCTTCGGCGACCGACTCTCCCCGGAATCGGAGGCCCAGGCAGGATCCTTGCTTCAGATTCATCAGAAAAATCCCATTCCAG TTGGTGGCTCAAACTAGCAAGATCCATGGCCATGCTGTTGCAACTATTAGTAATGGTGGCGGCGTAACTAAGTTTTGTAAGAATCAAG TTATTCAAGAAGTTTTGCAGAGTAGAAAGATGGAAGTTTCTGAAGCTACAAAGGGTAGAGGATTACATGGTAAATTGAATAATGTTGTTCAAGCTTATTATGGTGGCTTAAACACATCAGTCATAGTGCCATGGCTGAG GGAGAACTATGGCTGTGATTTTGTTTGCTCCACTGCAGATGTTGGTCAG GCCATGGTGGATATTGCCAAAGAAGCAAGAGCTGATGCTGTCTCTCATGGATGCACAGGAAAAGGACATGTTCAG GTTCACTTTGAGCTCCCATTCTTTGCTCTGAATCCCAAGCTAAATGTCGTGGATCCTTGCAGGGAATGGGATATTATAGGGAGAGAAGATGCTATTGAATATGCTAAGAAGCATAATGTGCCAATCCCAGTAACAAAGAAATCCATATACAGCGGGGACAGGAACCTATGGCACCTTAGCCATGAG GGTGACATTTTGGAAGACCTAGCAAACAAACCTAAGAAGGATATGTACATGTTGACTGTGGACCCAGAAGAGGCACAAGACAAACCTGA ATATATTGAAATTGGGATAGAGTCGGGTCTTCCTGTTTCAGTTAATGGGAAGGAGCTTTCGCCTGCATCACTACTTGTTGAACTCAACAAGATTGGTGGGAAGTATGGAATTGGCCAAATTGACATGGTTGAAAACCGATTAGTTGGTGTGAAGAGCCATGAAGCCTATGAAACTCTGGGTGGGACAATCCTCTTCAATGCTATACAGGAGTTGGAGTCTTTAATAATTGATCAAGAAAGCATGCAACTTAAAGATTCACTTGCCCTCAAGTATGCTGAGCTGATTTCTGCAGGTAGATGGTTTGACCCACTTCACACGGCAATGGAGCATTTATGGAAAAAATCACTGACTACAACAGATTCAGTTTCTGTAACAGGCCGTAGGAGCCCCTATAGCCTCTCTAGGCTAGATAATTCATCTTTCGAGAGCAACCATAAGTATGATCAGGCTGATGCTGCTGGGTTTATTCAGCTTTATGGTCTTCCAAATTTCCAATGA
- the LOC142632276 gene encoding argininosuccinate synthase, chloroplastic-like isoform X2 — MGCICGKPSATDSPRNRRPRQDPCFRFIRKIPFQLVAQTSKIHGHAVATISNGGGVTKFCKNQEVLQSRKMEVSEATKGRGLHGKLNNVVQAYYGGLNTSVIVPWLRENYGCDFVCSTADVGQAMVDIAKEARADAVSHGCTGKGHVQVHFELPFFALNPKLNVVDPCREWDIIGREDAIEYAKKHNVPIPVTKKSIYSGDRNLWHLSHEGDILEDLANKPKKDMYMLTVDPEEAQDKPEYIEIGIESGLPVSVNGKELSPASLLVELNKIGGKYGIGQIDMVENRLVGVKSHEAYETLGGTILFNAIQELESLIIDQESMQLKDSLALKYAELISAGRWFDPLHTAMEHLWKKSLTTTDSVSVTGRRSPYSLSRLDNSSFESNHKYDQADAAGFIQLYGLPNFQ, encoded by the exons ATGGGATGCATTTGCGGCAAGCCTTCGGCGACCGACTCTCCCCGGAATCGGAGGCCCAGGCAGGATCCTTGCTTCAGATTCATCAGAAAAATCCCATTCCAG TTGGTGGCTCAAACTAGCAAGATCCATGGCCATGCTGTTGCAACTATTAGTAATGGTGGCGGCGTAACTAAGTTTTGTAAGAATCAAG AAGTTTTGCAGAGTAGAAAGATGGAAGTTTCTGAAGCTACAAAGGGTAGAGGATTACATGGTAAATTGAATAATGTTGTTCAAGCTTATTATGGTGGCTTAAACACATCAGTCATAGTGCCATGGCTGAG GGAGAACTATGGCTGTGATTTTGTTTGCTCCACTGCAGATGTTGGTCAG GCCATGGTGGATATTGCCAAAGAAGCAAGAGCTGATGCTGTCTCTCATGGATGCACAGGAAAAGGACATGTTCAG GTTCACTTTGAGCTCCCATTCTTTGCTCTGAATCCCAAGCTAAATGTCGTGGATCCTTGCAGGGAATGGGATATTATAGGGAGAGAAGATGCTATTGAATATGCTAAGAAGCATAATGTGCCAATCCCAGTAACAAAGAAATCCATATACAGCGGGGACAGGAACCTATGGCACCTTAGCCATGAG GGTGACATTTTGGAAGACCTAGCAAACAAACCTAAGAAGGATATGTACATGTTGACTGTGGACCCAGAAGAGGCACAAGACAAACCTGA ATATATTGAAATTGGGATAGAGTCGGGTCTTCCTGTTTCAGTTAATGGGAAGGAGCTTTCGCCTGCATCACTACTTGTTGAACTCAACAAGATTGGTGGGAAGTATGGAATTGGCCAAATTGACATGGTTGAAAACCGATTAGTTGGTGTGAAGAGCCATGAAGCCTATGAAACTCTGGGTGGGACAATCCTCTTCAATGCTATACAGGAGTTGGAGTCTTTAATAATTGATCAAGAAAGCATGCAACTTAAAGATTCACTTGCCCTCAAGTATGCTGAGCTGATTTCTGCAGGTAGATGGTTTGACCCACTTCACACGGCAATGGAGCATTTATGGAAAAAATCACTGACTACAACAGATTCAGTTTCTGTAACAGGCCGTAGGAGCCCCTATAGCCTCTCTAGGCTAGATAATTCATCTTTCGAGAGCAACCATAAGTATGATCAGGCTGATGCTGCTGGGTTTATTCAGCTTTATGGTCTTCCAAATTTCCAATGA
- the LOC142632276 gene encoding argininosuccinate synthase, chloroplastic-like isoform X3 yields the protein MEVSEATKGRGLHGKLNNVVQAYYGGLNTSVIVPWLRENYGCDFVCSTADVGQAMVDIAKEARADAVSHGCTGKGHVQVHFELPFFALNPKLNVVDPCREWDIIGREDAIEYAKKHNVPIPVTKKSIYSGDRNLWHLSHEGDILEDLANKPKKDMYMLTVDPEEAQDKPEYIEIGIESGLPVSVNGKELSPASLLVELNKIGGKYGIGQIDMVENRLVGVKSHEAYETLGGTILFNAIQELESLIIDQESMQLKDSLALKYAELISAGRWFDPLHTAMEHLWKKSLTTTDSVSVTGRRSPYSLSRLDNSSFESNHKYDQADAAGFIQLYGLPNFQ from the exons ATGGAAGTTTCTGAAGCTACAAAGGGTAGAGGATTACATGGTAAATTGAATAATGTTGTTCAAGCTTATTATGGTGGCTTAAACACATCAGTCATAGTGCCATGGCTGAG GGAGAACTATGGCTGTGATTTTGTTTGCTCCACTGCAGATGTTGGTCAG GCCATGGTGGATATTGCCAAAGAAGCAAGAGCTGATGCTGTCTCTCATGGATGCACAGGAAAAGGACATGTTCAG GTTCACTTTGAGCTCCCATTCTTTGCTCTGAATCCCAAGCTAAATGTCGTGGATCCTTGCAGGGAATGGGATATTATAGGGAGAGAAGATGCTATTGAATATGCTAAGAAGCATAATGTGCCAATCCCAGTAACAAAGAAATCCATATACAGCGGGGACAGGAACCTATGGCACCTTAGCCATGAG GGTGACATTTTGGAAGACCTAGCAAACAAACCTAAGAAGGATATGTACATGTTGACTGTGGACCCAGAAGAGGCACAAGACAAACCTGA ATATATTGAAATTGGGATAGAGTCGGGTCTTCCTGTTTCAGTTAATGGGAAGGAGCTTTCGCCTGCATCACTACTTGTTGAACTCAACAAGATTGGTGGGAAGTATGGAATTGGCCAAATTGACATGGTTGAAAACCGATTAGTTGGTGTGAAGAGCCATGAAGCCTATGAAACTCTGGGTGGGACAATCCTCTTCAATGCTATACAGGAGTTGGAGTCTTTAATAATTGATCAAGAAAGCATGCAACTTAAAGATTCACTTGCCCTCAAGTATGCTGAGCTGATTTCTGCAGGTAGATGGTTTGACCCACTTCACACGGCAATGGAGCATTTATGGAAAAAATCACTGACTACAACAGATTCAGTTTCTGTAACAGGCCGTAGGAGCCCCTATAGCCTCTCTAGGCTAGATAATTCATCTTTCGAGAGCAACCATAAGTATGATCAGGCTGATGCTGCTGGGTTTATTCAGCTTTATGGTCTTCCAAATTTCCAATGA